TGAGCGTGTCGTCGGGACCAGTGGCCGACAACACCGCCAGACAGTCGGTGTAGGCTTTCTCGATGGTGGGCCAGGCCATCCCCTCGAACCGGCAGTCGAGCTCGTGGAGGCTGTTTGTCGTCCGGCAGTCCGGGCAGGGGTAGCTGAAACGCGGCACTACCGGTGACTCAGTCGCCACCCCATTATAGCTTCCGTGGTTTCGGTGCCGGTCGACCGTCGGGCTTATTCATTCTGCAATGAAAGTCGGCGGTAATCATGTCGACCCCGCTCTACGCCCGGTATCCGTTTCTCGATGCGGCCCGCGCAGCCGTTGGCGAGCTGGGTGTCGACGTCGAGACGCTGATTCAGGAGGGCGCACCCGCAGTCGACAGGGGCCGCGAGCGTGTCGAACGGGCGCTGCTGGCTGGCCGAGTCGATTCGGAGACACCCGACGAGTGGCGCGACGAGGACGAACTGCTGTCCTATCCGATTGCGCGCATCCTCGTCTCACTGCTGGATTCGGGCGCGGCCATCGACAAGTACGCGGCCGCCGAGGCCAAGACCGCCGTCCAGCGATTGAACGACGATTTCGAGGCTGGTGACGACGGCCTGAAAAGTACGACGTCCGCGCGCCTCGACCGCGAGACGGTGTTGGAGGAGTTGGGACTGTCGACTGCAATTCGACCGGAAGCCAACCAGCCGAACCGCGAGCCGGAGTGGTTCCGCGTCGGCGTGGGCACGTATCTCCGGCTGGCCTCAGGCTCGCGGAGCGACAGCTGGCGGCTGGTCAACCGCGAGGTCGGCGGCGGTGACGTGCGAGTCGCCCGCGAGGAGCTGTTTGCGCTGCTCCGGACGGCGATCCGCCGCCGGGTCGCAAGCGGGCTGCCGTTCGAGGGGCTGACCGAGGGTGAGGGGATCGTCGAACCGCTGGCCGACGAGCTCGGCGAACTCCGTCGACTCCTCTCGGAGCGCACGGCGGTTGGACAGATTGATTTCGTCAACCGAGAGCTGTTTCCGCCCTGTATCGACAACCTGCTCGGGAAAGCCGAACAGGGGATCGAACTCGAATCGTTTGAGAGTTTCACGCTGATGGCGTTTCTGACCGGGATCGGGATGGAGGCCGACGAGATCGTCGACTTCTGTGCGGAATCCTCGCTCGATCCCGAGGGCATCCGGTACCAGACCGAGTATCTCAAAGACGACCGCGGGACGCAGTATCCGCCGCCGTCGTGTGAGACACTGAGTGCCTACGGCATCTGCCACAACGAGAACGACCACTGGAAAGTCGCCGGTCACCCCCTCGCATACTATCAGGCGCGACTGGAGGCTACCGACGATCTGGTCGACTGGCGCGAAAAGCAGGCCGAAAAGGCCGACTAACACTGGAGTCGACTGCGGTAGGCAGTGGCTACTGGCGGAAAACAAGAGATAGCGACAGTCGGTCGCACTCAGTCGTCCTTGAGTCGGATGAGGACGATTCCGATCACGGCCATAAGCAGTACGAATCCAGCCAGCGCGCCGACCAGAGCCAGCGCACCGCTACTCGACAACCCTCCGGCACTCCCGAAGACGACGCCGATGCCGATAAGGGCAGCGAGGAACAGGCCGACGGCGATCAGTGAAACCACCGTCTGTCGGCGCATTTCCTCGTCGATTTCCATATCGCTCCGTTCCGGCGGCCGTCTCAAAAGGGCTTCGAAACGCGCGGCGAGAATCAGCCCACAGACCCGTTTCTGGCGGCGGTTTTCGACCGAAGAAGGGTTTAGATGCCGTCAGCGCCTACAGTAACTCATCGGGAGCCCTCCAATGAGCACCCAAACAGCCCACTTCGAGCAGCCAGCCCGTCGACTGCCGCCGGAGACCCATCTCTCTGAAGCTGGGACCGGCGAGCGCGCGCGACGCGCCAGAACCGAGCCGATGACGATCCGTCCGCTCCGCGATGGACGCGTCATCGTCGAAACCGACGGCGGCACCTACGTTGTCGACGCCGACCACGACCAGTGTACCTGCCCGGACCACGCCATCCGCGGGACACGGTGCAAACATCTCCGCCGGGTGGCTATCGAGGCCGCCGCCGGACGGATTCCACCGGCAGGCATGCGGCAGCACGTCTGTGGAATCTGTGGCGCACACACAGTCGCCGCGGTCGACCACGCGACCACGCTCTGTGAGCACCACGCTTTCGAGCCGGGCGAACTCGTCGTCGACCGCGAAACCGGGAGCCTCCTGATCGTTGTCGACCAGACCGCAGTCCGGGCCGACGAC
This sequence is a window from Halohasta litchfieldiae. Protein-coding genes within it:
- a CDS encoding DUF7472 family protein; protein product: MEIDEEMRRQTVVSLIAVGLFLAALIGIGVVFGSAGGLSSSGALALVGALAGFVLLMAVIGIVLIRLKDD
- a CDS encoding SWIM zinc finger family protein; translated protein: MSTQTAHFEQPARRLPPETHLSEAGTGERARRARTEPMTIRPLRDGRVIVETDGGTYVVDADHDQCTCPDHAIRGTRCKHLRRVAIEAAAGRIPPAGMRQHVCGICGAHTVAAVDHATTLCEHHAFEPGELVVDRETGSLLIVVDQTAVRADDRRTDDGRLIADVETNRNYGDHEPVIDAVYASRLGRAKRYGFPASRLRHTDRDPARGQQLLASHQPDQSAPATG
- a CDS encoding DNA primase large subunit PriL; translated protein: MSTPLYARYPFLDAARAAVGELGVDVETLIQEGAPAVDRGRERVERALLAGRVDSETPDEWRDEDELLSYPIARILVSLLDSGAAIDKYAAAEAKTAVQRLNDDFEAGDDGLKSTTSARLDRETVLEELGLSTAIRPEANQPNREPEWFRVGVGTYLRLASGSRSDSWRLVNREVGGGDVRVAREELFALLRTAIRRRVASGLPFEGLTEGEGIVEPLADELGELRRLLSERTAVGQIDFVNRELFPPCIDNLLGKAEQGIELESFESFTLMAFLTGIGMEADEIVDFCAESSLDPEGIRYQTEYLKDDRGTQYPPPSCETLSAYGICHNENDHWKVAGHPLAYYQARLEATDDLVDWREKQAEKAD